A single Crateriforma conspicua DNA region contains:
- a CDS encoding LURP-one-related/scramblase family protein yields the protein MQYPIELSFKLLTFGQRISATDASGKLLMFVKQKMFRFKEQVEIFSDQQQTHLLFRIDADRMIDFSANYHFTDPQGNDWGSVRRRGMRSLWSAHYQIIQDGQVDMEVEEESAIKKFVESLLGEIPIIGMIFIYLLNPSYIVRRPDGTPLLRLIKHPAIFEGRFTLEKLSEMPEDDELRSLLALMMVVLLERRRG from the coding sequence ATGCAATATCCGATCGAATTGTCGTTCAAGCTGTTGACGTTTGGACAGCGTATCAGCGCGACCGATGCCAGCGGCAAGTTGTTGATGTTCGTCAAGCAAAAGATGTTTCGCTTCAAGGAACAAGTGGAGATCTTTTCTGATCAACAGCAGACCCACTTGTTGTTTCGCATCGACGCGGATCGCATGATCGACTTTTCAGCAAATTACCACTTTACCGATCCACAGGGAAATGATTGGGGATCGGTGCGGCGTCGCGGCATGCGATCACTTTGGTCGGCGCACTACCAGATCATTCAGGACGGCCAGGTCGACATGGAAGTCGAAGAGGAAAGTGCGATCAAAAAATTCGTCGAAAGCCTGCTGGGTGAAATTCCGATCATCGGGATGATCTTCATCTATTTGTTGAACCCCAGCTACATCGTGCGTCGCCCCGATGGAACACCACTGCTGCGTCTGATCAAGCATCCGGCAATTTTCGAAGGTCGATTTACCTTGGAAAAGCTGTCGGAGATGCCCGAAGACGATGAGCTGCGTTCGCTGTTGGCGCTGATGATGGTCGTGTTGTTGGAACGCCGTCGAGGCTAG